A stretch of the Uranotaenia lowii strain MFRU-FL chromosome 3, ASM2978415v1, whole genome shotgun sequence genome encodes the following:
- the LOC129751555 gene encoding DNA repair protein XRCC1: protein MPIAIQAVENFSSEDPNFPANNLLQAKDVRKWKCREPGEKSAYVVLRLEKPININGIDIGNEHSAFIEVLVARSGPSQPEFREIMLTSSFMSPIESRNSENPNRVRCFSMSALIESVAKDRWDLVKIICTQPFNSRVQYGVSFVKLHSPSAEIKPSNNKSLVPEKFQKKIDEETVKKEPPKVLQLGRFTIREESPDSDGASSSTTLFARWKQSRNGLEPSAQSPVINKTSGASISTAAAIRNASTPAALKQKQSTPVAKRAIINTPKAKPRLFDDDDDAEIIKPKNRNSDSILYNKEDDESNEKLEKKLAQDRMRLQREKDARKDKDRKDRSLTEKKEKSHDTSSSKFKNFLFDDSPPSTPNKEAQSEKALKDKHVVSNKSEQRTSRELNSTKKTSNLEATPEIRKRHSSANTSSSERNPQGSSVSKKQRLQLSSDDESSKQKKPAQYKPFNKLLENVILVISGIQNPDRANLRTQALALGAKYKSDWDSSCTHLICAFKNTPKYNQVRGHGKIVKKEWIERCHALRKRISWRKFALDSKEAEKSDSEEEILDIDSKPSNGVQSTKPSPKQSSQKETDEEALAHYDLDDVIMIEGDKPETYEVSGSDTEEEIERIRQNQKHDPSKPQDNYGMYDKSTEEEPDSSGKAENGDSKQFFQGKTFYLDDAVGAVDLIKLEQYVSLYKGFVTKTIAEADYVVTRNKKPMPDSFKGELIKPLWIYECHDMECLIPTQRYKP, encoded by the exons ATGCCTATCGCCATCCAAGCAGTGGAAAACTTCAGTAGCGAAGATCca AATTTCCCGGCCAATAATCTGCTGCAGGCCAAAGACGTTCGCAAATGGAAGTGTCGAGAGCCTGGAGAAAAAAGTGCATACGTCGTGTTGCGGCTGGAGAAACCCATTAACATTAATGGGATTGACATCGGTAACGAACATTCGgcgttcatcgaagtgctggtCGCTCGAAGTGGACCCAGTCAGCCGGAGTTCCGGGAAATTATGCTCACTTCCTCTTTCATGTCCCCGATTGAAAGTCGCAACTCAGAGAACCCAAACCGGGTCCGATGCTTTTCGATGTCCGCTCTTATTGAATCGGTGGCCAAAGATCGGTGGGATTTAGTTAAG atAATTTGTACCCAGCCATTCAACAGTCGGGTGCAATATGGAGTGTCTTTTGTGAAGCTTCACTCACCAAGTGCCGAAATCAAACCAAGCAACAACAAATCCTTGGTCccggaaaaatttcaaaaaaagattgATGAAGAAACTGTTAAAAAGGAACCACCAAAAGTTTTACAATTGGGCCGTTTCACAATAAGAGAAGAATCGCCTGATTCTGATGGGGCTAGTTCGTCCACAACACTTTTTGCTCGCTGGAAGCAATCTCGAAACGGGCTGGAACCGAGCGCACAAAGTCCAGTGATAAACAAGACCAGTGGAGCTTCAATTTCGACTGCTGCGGCCATTCGTAATGCGTCCACTCCTGCGGCACTCAAACAGAAACAGTCCACTCCAGTGGCCAAAAGAGCGATCATAAACACCCCTAAGGCGAAGCCACGGCttttcgatgatgatgatgacgcaGAAATTATCAAACCGAAAAATCGTAACAGCGATAGTATCCTTTACAACAAAGAGGACGATGAATCGAACGAAAAACTGGAGAAGAAGCTGGCTCAAGATCGAATGCGACTGCAGCGCGAGAAAGACGCCAGAAAAGATAAGGACCGCAAAGATCGATCTCTTactgagaaaaaagaaaaatcacacGACACGTCTTCCTCCAAGTTTAAAAACTTCCTCTTCGACGATTCTCCTCCTTCGACGCCGAATAAGGAAGCGCAATCTGAGAAGGCCCTTAAAGATAAGCATGTGGTGTCGAATAAATCTGAACAACGAACTTCCAGAGAACTTAATTCGACGAAAAAGACTAGCAATTTAGAGGCCACACCCGAAATTCGGAAACGTCATTCGAGTGCCAACACGAGCTCCTCGGAGAGGAACCCTCAAGGTAGTAGTGTTAGTAAAAAACAACGGTTACAACTTTCATCGGATGACGAAAGTAGTAAACAGAAAAAGCCGGCACAATACAAACCTTTCAACAAGTTGCTGGAAAACGTGATTTTGGTCATAAGTGGGATTCAG aatCCCGATAGAGCAAACCTGCGGACCCAAGCTCTTGCACTAGGGGCAAAATATAAATCGGATTGGGATTCCAGTTGCACCCATTTGAT TTGTGCCTTCAAGAACACCCCGAAGTACAACCAAGTTCGTGGTCACGGCAAAATTGTAAAGAAAGAATGGATAGAACGGTGCCACGCGCTTCGAAAGCGCATTTCATGGCGCAAGTTTGCACTCGACTCTAAGGAAGCCGAAAAATCCGACTCGGAGGAGGAAATCCTGGATATCGATAGCAAACCAAGCAACGGTGTTCAATCAACTAAGCCATCGCCGAAACAATCATCTCAGAAGGAAACCGATGAAGAAGCTCTCGCTCATTACGATTTGGACGATGTGATTATGATCGAAGGAGATAAACCGGAAACGTATGAAGTGTCAGGCTCCGATACGGAGGAAGAAATCGAAAGGATTAGACAGAACCAAAAACATGATCCTAGCAAACCGCAAGATAATTATGGCATGTACGATAAAAGCACCGAGGAAGAGCCAGATTCTTCAGGTAAAGCAGAAAACGGAGATTCGAAGCAATTCTTCCAAGGGAAAACGTTTTACCTGGACGATGCAGTTGGGGCAGTCGATTTGATAAAACTGGAGCAGTATGTTTCGCTTTACAAAGG ATTTGTTACGAAAACAATAGCTGAGGCAGACTATGTTGTAACCAGAAACAAAAAACCTATGCCCGATAGCTTTAAAGGAGAACTTATCAAGCCACTTTGGATCTACGAATGCCACGATATGGAATGCCTCATACCTACTCAGAGGTATAAACCCTGA
- the LOC129756883 gene encoding 26S proteasome non-ATPase regulatory subunit 8 produces MDNVASLYKQLKAEWAKGPSNLKQCGTLLDKLKIALIELSYLPTGTGPTNKQELIMTRDVLELGVEYSVATKNIPAFERYISQLKCYYYDYKNEIGESKNKYQLLGLNLLFLLSQNRVAEFHTELELLPADIIQENEFIRHPLALEQYLMEGRYNKIFQAKGNAPAESYNFFIDILLQTVRDEIGACLESSYEKVSVQEAAKRLNLKSKDEVKQFGEKKAWKLNPDGFYYFVSELVKPKEPIPSRELAEQAIFYARELEMIV; encoded by the exons ATGGATAACGTCGCCAGCCTGTACAAGCAGCTGAAGGCCGAGTGGGCCAAGGGTCCGTCCAACCTGAAGCAATGCGGAACTTTGCTGGATAAACTTAAG ATTGCATTAATCGAATTGTCCTATCTGCCGACGGGAACAGGTCCCACTAACAAACAGGAACTGATCATGACCCGTGATGTTCTGGAGCTTGGAGTCGAATATAGCGTAGCCACCAAGAATATTCCTGCCTTCGAGCGATACATCTCACAACTCAAGTGTTACTACTACGATTACAA AAATGAAATCGGTGAATCAAAGAACAAATACCAATTGTTGGGTTTGAATCTATTGTTCCTTTTGTCTCAAAACCGAGTGGCCGAATTCCACACCGAATTGGAGCTGCTGCCAGCTGACATAATCCAAGAAAACGAGTTCATTCGACACCCGTTAGCGCTGGAACAATATCTCATGGAGGGACGctataataaaattttccaggCCAAGGGTAACGCTCCGGCTGAAAGTTACAACTTTTTCATCGATATTCTGCTGCAAACGGTCCGCGATGAGATCGGGGCCTGTTTGGAGAGTTCGTACGAAAAAGTTTCTGTTCAGGAAGCAGCTAAACGATTGAATTTAAAGTCTAAGGATGAGGTCAAACAATTTGGAGAGAAAAAAGCCTGGAAACTGAATCCGGACGGATTTTACTACTTCGTTAGCGAGCTGGTGAAGCCAAAGGAACCGATCCCATCTCGGGAACTGGCAGAGCAGGCTATCTTCTATGCACGTGAACTGGAGATGATTGTTTAG